In the Rhodospirillaceae bacterium genome, one interval contains:
- a CDS encoding MDR family oxidoreductase: MTETFKALVIDNKDGTYTSSIRELTLEALPDEPVLVEVAYSTVNYKDGLAVTGKGKIARSFPMVGGIDLAGTVLESADTSYKPGDKVLVNGWGLSESHWGGYSQKQRIKSEFLTRVPDGFSLKDTMAIGTAGYTAMLCVLALEDAGIKPNQGEIVVTGAAGGVGSVAIALLAKLGYTVVASSGRKSEADYLKSLGAAEVIGRDVLDRDARPLEKGRWAGGVDSVGSRTLATLLAETKDEGAVAACGLAGGTDLPTTVMPFILRGVRLLGVNSVTCPSARRDQAWARLAQDLDMSKLEAMTTVEPLARLPELGEEILKGQVRGRIVIDVNA; encoded by the coding sequence ATGACCGAGACCTTCAAGGCTCTGGTGATCGATAATAAAGACGGCACTTACACCTCTTCAATTAGAGAACTCACGCTTGAGGCTCTGCCGGATGAGCCAGTTCTGGTCGAAGTCGCATATTCGACGGTCAACTACAAAGATGGCCTGGCCGTTACAGGCAAGGGTAAGATTGCGCGTTCATTCCCAATGGTCGGTGGTATCGATCTGGCAGGGACGGTGTTGGAGTCTGCCGACACCTCTTACAAACCTGGCGATAAAGTCCTTGTTAACGGCTGGGGTTTGTCCGAGTCCCACTGGGGTGGCTATAGCCAGAAACAACGCATCAAGTCTGAGTTTCTCACGCGGGTTCCCGATGGGTTTTCCTTAAAAGACACAATGGCCATCGGCACAGCTGGTTATACCGCGATGCTGTGTGTCTTGGCGTTGGAAGATGCTGGTATTAAACCTAATCAAGGCGAAATTGTTGTGACGGGCGCCGCTGGTGGCGTTGGGTCTGTGGCCATCGCCTTGCTGGCTAAGCTTGGATACACAGTCGTTGCATCATCAGGCCGGAAATCGGAAGCAGACTATCTGAAATCACTTGGCGCAGCCGAAGTGATCGGCCGCGACGTTTTAGACCGTGATGCCCGCCCCCTAGAAAAAGGCCGTTGGGCTGGTGGTGTGGATTCCGTTGGGTCGAGAACTTTGGCGACACTCTTGGCTGAAACCAAAGACGAAGGCGCGGTCGCCGCGTGTGGACTCGCCGGGGGGACTGATCTGCCGACGACTGTGATGCCATTCATTTTGCGGGGAGTCCGCTTGCTTGGCGTCAATTCTGTGACCTGTCCCTCAGCGCGACGTGATCAGGCTTGGGCGCGCCTTGCCCAGGATTTGGACATGTCCAAGCTTGAAGCCATGACAACGGTCGAGCCCTTGGCCCGTTTGCCTGAGTTGGGTGAAGAAATCCTCAAAGGTCAGGTGCGTGGTCGGATTGTTATCGATGTGAACGCGTAG
- a CDS encoding cyclic nucleotide-binding domain-containing protein, with translation MSDAPLKKQTFKAGHVLFRQGDPAQSCYLISSGELQLSRADSNGKERNFAKVGKGEIVGEMSMIGNTPRTATATVSEDLEVAEISNTEFEAQLERLNPFMRRLIRLIVQRLRDTTSHLTRG, from the coding sequence ATGTCCGATGCCCCACTCAAAAAGCAGACCTTTAAGGCTGGCCACGTTCTCTTTCGCCAGGGTGATCCAGCTCAAAGCTGCTATTTAATCAGTTCTGGCGAGCTTCAACTCAGCCGGGCGGACTCCAATGGAAAAGAACGTAACTTTGCCAAGGTTGGTAAAGGCGAAATTGTTGGCGAGATGTCCATGATCGGCAATACGCCAAGAACGGCGACCGCTACGGTTTCTGAGGATTTGGAAGTTGCAGAAATCTCAAACACAGAATTTGAGGCTCAGCTTGAGCGGCTCAACCCCTTTATGCGCCGCTTGATCCGGTTGATTGTTCAGCGTCTTCGCGATACCACCTCCCATCTCACGCGCGGCTGA
- the mutY gene encoding A/G-specific adenine glycosylase, producing the protein MASARKPSSPKPEELLDWYDRHRRRLPWRALPGETASPYAVWLSEIMLQQTTVTAVKPYYERFLERWPRVEDLAQAELDHVLTEWAGLGYYARARNLHKCAKMITNDHGGVFPDTEEALKSLPGIGPYTAAAIASIAFNRCAVVVDGNVERVMTRVFAIEQPLPQSKTVLIELAASLTRDHRPGDYAQAVMDLGATVCTPKSPSCVICPWQSPCKARKLGIAAELPRKSPKQSKPTRRGVCFWLTRQDGAILLRRRPEKGLLGGMMEVPSTSWQAEILSNEAVLSQAPIKIGRSKWTPLEGGVSHTFTHFNLELETRSAVLTEKQATGIGTQADYVWVHLDALGDHALPSVMRKVVKHALKVGY; encoded by the coding sequence ATGGCTTCTGCACGCAAACCCAGTTCGCCAAAGCCAGAAGAATTGCTGGACTGGTACGACCGTCACCGGCGTCGTTTACCTTGGCGTGCCTTGCCGGGTGAAACGGCAAGTCCTTATGCTGTTTGGCTCAGTGAAATCATGCTGCAGCAGACGACTGTGACTGCGGTAAAACCATATTATGAGCGGTTTCTCGAGCGTTGGCCCAGGGTTGAAGATCTAGCGCAGGCTGAACTGGATCATGTTCTCACAGAATGGGCTGGACTCGGTTACTATGCTCGGGCGCGTAACCTTCATAAATGTGCCAAGATGATCACGAATGACCATGGTGGCGTGTTTCCTGACACTGAAGAGGCTTTGAAGTCTCTTCCCGGCATTGGCCCATACACGGCAGCGGCCATTGCTTCTATTGCGTTCAATCGCTGCGCGGTTGTGGTTGATGGCAACGTCGAACGCGTCATGACACGTGTTTTTGCAATTGAGCAGCCCTTACCGCAGTCTAAAACAGTCTTAATCGAATTGGCAGCTAGCCTAACTAGGGATCATCGTCCTGGAGACTATGCACAGGCAGTGATGGATCTCGGGGCGACGGTTTGCACACCGAAATCTCCATCTTGCGTGATCTGCCCCTGGCAATCTCCATGTAAAGCGCGAAAACTTGGCATCGCGGCAGAACTGCCACGTAAATCTCCAAAACAGAGCAAGCCAACACGCCGTGGTGTTTGTTTTTGGTTGACGCGGCAAGATGGCGCTATTCTCCTTCGGCGTCGCCCAGAGAAAGGTTTGTTGGGTGGTATGATGGAGGTGCCATCCACCTCGTGGCAGGCAGAGATACTCAGCAATGAGGCGGTCCTCTCTCAGGCGCCGATCAAGATCGGACGGTCTAAATGGACCCCATTGGAAGGGGGGGTCAGTCATACGTTCACGCATTTTAACTTGGAACTTGAAACCCGCTCTGCTGTTCTAACGGAAAAACAGGCAACCGGGATTGGTACTCAAGCAGATTACGTATGGGTACACCTTGATGCATTAGGGGATCATGCTTTGCCCTCTGTTATGCGCAAGGTAGTCAAGCACGCCCTTAAAGTGGGATATTAA
- a CDS encoding cyclic nucleotide-binding domain-containing protein yields MTDSSIKTQTYLAGHVLFRQGDVADDCYLVREGEISLSRTSSAGEDRSFSKVRKGEIIGEMSMIGDTPRTATATVVKDVELAVISRKEFEAQLDRLNPFMRRLIRLIVQRLRNTTTDLTRN; encoded by the coding sequence ATGACTGATAGCTCAATCAAAACGCAAACTTATCTGGCTGGTCATGTGTTGTTCCGTCAAGGCGACGTGGCGGATGACTGTTATCTCGTCCGAGAAGGCGAAATAAGCCTTAGTCGAACCTCAAGTGCTGGTGAAGACCGCTCCTTTAGCAAAGTGCGAAAAGGAGAGATCATTGGCGAAATGTCGATGATAGGCGACACGCCTCGCACTGCTACCGCGACAGTTGTTAAAGATGTCGAATTGGCGGTGATTTCTCGCAAAGAATTTGAGGCGCAGTTGGATCGATTGAATCCCTTCATGCGGCGACTCATCCGACTTATTGTGCAAAGACTGCGCAATACAACAACCGACCTGACCCGCAACTAA
- a CDS encoding peptide ABC transporter substrate-binding protein, translating to MTRGNHQDPASLDPHRISTVYEQNIILDLFEGLTSPDASGRPTPAAAESWSVSDDGLTWTFLLRPNQKWSDGVPLTADDVVYSFQRLLNPVTASQYPYLFHAIENAEAITRGSKLVTDLGVRASSTHEVKITLNSPAPFLPELLSNGFAVLVPKHVIEAQDDAWTAPGTMVSNGAYTLKDWRPQDRVKLIANPLHRDLAELFFEHVTYLPTEDQSAAVAQFRAGALDSSLEFPTARTPWLLENLPGETRIADYLITFYLTFNTEHPVLADVRIRQALSLAIDRELLADRVLRSGERPAYSFVPPAVVGYEPPRSDATSWTMVKRRAKASELLAAAGYGPDSPLRLTYSLSSAEDRRRVAAAITAMWRPLGVEVELNNTEGKVLFSRLRSGDFEIGYAGWAADVNDAANFLAVLQSTSTTSNYARYRNPQYDLLLKDATQAIDYGTRAQLLAQAEALLLTDTPIAPLFHGVSKNLVSQQIIGWIDNPRDVHLSRYLKRDPNVSKVD from the coding sequence TTGACTCGCGGGAATCACCAAGATCCCGCGAGCCTTGATCCGCATCGCATCTCTACGGTTTATGAACAAAACATCATTTTAGATCTCTTTGAAGGCTTAACGTCACCCGACGCTAGTGGTCGCCCCACGCCTGCGGCTGCTGAAAGCTGGAGCGTTTCTGACGATGGGTTGACGTGGACGTTTTTGCTCCGTCCAAATCAAAAATGGTCAGACGGTGTTCCGCTTACGGCAGATGATGTGGTCTATTCTTTTCAGCGCTTATTAAATCCTGTCACGGCATCCCAGTACCCTTATTTATTTCATGCGATTGAGAATGCAGAGGCCATCACGCGGGGGAGCAAGCTGGTAACTGATCTCGGTGTGCGGGCAAGCAGTACGCATGAAGTGAAGATAACGCTGAATTCACCCGCACCCTTTTTGCCAGAACTTCTCTCAAACGGCTTTGCGGTGCTGGTGCCCAAGCATGTAATAGAAGCGCAAGATGATGCTTGGACAGCGCCAGGCACCATGGTTTCAAATGGAGCCTATACGCTTAAGGATTGGCGGCCACAAGATCGTGTCAAGCTGATAGCCAATCCACTGCACCGCGATCTGGCGGAACTGTTTTTCGAACACGTCACCTATCTCCCAACTGAAGATCAGTCAGCGGCTGTGGCTCAATTTCGGGCTGGCGCTTTAGATTCTAGTCTGGAATTTCCAACAGCCCGCACACCGTGGCTCCTTGAAAATCTACCCGGCGAAACACGCATCGCGGATTATCTCATCACCTTTTATCTGACTTTTAATACAGAGCATCCCGTCCTAGCCGACGTCCGGATCCGGCAAGCGTTATCCCTCGCAATTGACCGAGAGCTATTGGCGGACCGCGTTTTGCGATCGGGCGAAAGACCCGCCTATAGTTTTGTACCGCCTGCTGTTGTTGGCTATGAGCCACCACGCTCTGATGCAACCTCTTGGACGATGGTGAAGCGACGCGCCAAAGCCAGCGAGCTGTTGGCGGCGGCAGGGTATGGGCCAGATTCACCTTTGCGACTGACGTATAGTTTATCCTCTGCGGAAGATCGTCGCAGAGTCGCAGCGGCGATAACAGCCATGTGGCGGCCCTTGGGCGTTGAAGTCGAACTCAATAACACAGAAGGCAAAGTGCTGTTTTCTCGTCTACGCAGCGGTGATTTTGAAATCGGGTATGCCGGATGGGCGGCGGATGTTAACGACGCAGCTAATTTTCTTGCGGTTTTGCAAAGCACATCGACCACATCCAATTATGCAAGGTACCGTAATCCGCAATATGACTTACTATTGAAAGACGCAACCCAGGCTATTGATTATGGCACCCGTGCCCAACTCTTGGCCCAGGCGGAGGCGCTCTTGCTGACGGACACGCCGATCGCGCCCTTGTTTCATGGGGTGAGTAAAAATTTAGTCTCCCAGCAAATCATTGGCTGGATCGACAATCCTCGAGATGTACACCTGAGCCGCTATCTCAAGCGCGACCCCAATGTTTCTAAGGTTGATTGA
- a CDS encoding DciA family protein yields MPERIARGLLGVSAVTNRITKPVLGKRGFVAGDIVSRWHEIVGAELAAASIPERIQLERGARSNGTLHLRVASGAAAALIHPQLPLIMERINGFLGAGTVSQVRVIQAPLPKRIVRKPIPRARPLTAEALAEADTQIGALDSDPLRQALARLGARLKERK; encoded by the coding sequence ATGCCGGAGCGGATCGCGCGCGGCCTGCTCGGCGTGTCGGCTGTTACAAATAGAATTACTAAACCGGTTTTGGGCAAAAGGGGTTTTGTCGCAGGCGATATTGTCTCCCGCTGGCATGAAATCGTTGGCGCCGAACTCGCTGCTGCTTCAATACCCGAACGTATTCAATTGGAACGTGGCGCTCGCAGTAATGGAACCTTGCACCTGCGGGTCGCAAGCGGCGCAGCAGCAGCCCTCATCCATCCTCAGCTTCCCTTGATTATGGAACGTATCAACGGCTTTCTTGGCGCAGGCACTGTTAGCCAAGTGAGAGTCATTCAAGCCCCACTCCCTAAACGTATTGTCAGAAAGCCCATTCCGCGCGCGCGGCCTCTGACCGCTGAAGCACTGGCAGAGGCTGACACACAGATTGGCGCGTTAGACTCAGACCCGCTGCGCCAGGCATTGGCGCGACTTGGTGCCCGCTTGAAAGAACGAAAGTGA
- a CDS encoding FAD-binding oxidoreductase: MPDDARTSKSDLSLPPVAPNTVPGYDIEPIPPGATKPGVDLAGHKGLLDQLTQILGADQVKSDDDTRAFFAEDTFRSFETPLAAIAPKSVEDLSRAAAACHDARVALVPRGGGMSYTDGYLHTQPDSITVDTQQLDRIIEINEDDMYVTVECGCTWTALNDALKEKGLRTPYWGPLSGYQSRIGGALSQNSVFFGSGFYGSAVEQVLGMDVVLADGTVLPVGAHATQGGLPFMKHYGPDLMGPFLADAGALGIKATATLRLIRRPKHRRHLAYAFDTYADMATALSRLSREGLATEAMGFDKNQQSARVTEGETDLLKDVGTLFKVIKESGVMDGLQIAIAGRNYLKDVFYGVHVSVEDHTKGGVDDKIKQAKAIAREVGGRPLPASITKICHAEPFLPPDSILGPSGERWVPLHCIVPHSKAVEALDAVTALYDKYKDLKERHGIRNGFLLVTVGNYGFLIEPVWFWPDARLKMYEGVMRPEHLAKLPTHDADEEGRAIVKAMRDDLSQLFTDLGAVSMQLGKLYRYDQSRKPEAWEMLKKIKAVVDPNGLMNPGALKL; this comes from the coding sequence ATGCCTGACGACGCACGCACTTCTAAATCCGATCTTTCTTTGCCGCCTGTCGCACCAAATACCGTGCCAGGATATGACATCGAGCCTATCCCACCAGGGGCAACCAAGCCTGGTGTTGATTTAGCAGGTCACAAGGGTTTGCTGGATCAGCTGACACAAATTCTCGGCGCAGATCAGGTGAAGTCGGATGATGACACTCGGGCGTTCTTTGCTGAAGACACCTTCCGTAGTTTTGAAACGCCGTTGGCGGCCATAGCTCCGAAATCTGTTGAAGACCTCTCGCGAGCAGCAGCGGCCTGTCACGATGCTCGGGTAGCCCTGGTGCCTCGGGGCGGCGGCATGTCGTATACGGATGGGTATCTTCACACCCAGCCCGATTCAATCACTGTCGATACCCAGCAGCTGGATCGCATTATCGAGATCAATGAAGACGATATGTATGTCACCGTTGAGTGTGGTTGCACATGGACGGCACTGAATGATGCGCTCAAAGAAAAAGGTTTGCGCACGCCATATTGGGGCCCGCTTTCTGGGTACCAAAGCCGCATTGGTGGTGCTTTATCGCAAAACTCCGTGTTTTTCGGTTCTGGCTTTTATGGCTCCGCCGTAGAACAAGTATTGGGCATGGATGTGGTCTTGGCTGACGGTACCGTACTTCCTGTTGGCGCACATGCGACCCAGGGTGGCTTGCCGTTCATGAAGCATTATGGCCCTGACCTTATGGGACCTTTCCTGGCTGATGCCGGTGCATTGGGGATTAAGGCGACGGCGACCTTGCGCTTGATTCGCAGACCCAAACACCGTCGCCATTTGGCGTATGCATTCGATACCTATGCAGACATGGCGACAGCTTTGTCACGCCTTAGCCGTGAAGGGTTGGCCACAGAGGCCATGGGCTTCGATAAAAATCAGCAGTCTGCGCGCGTCACCGAAGGTGAAACCGATCTCCTCAAAGATGTCGGGACGTTATTTAAAGTGATCAAAGAGTCCGGCGTGATGGACGGCCTGCAAATCGCTATTGCAGGGCGAAACTATTTGAAAGACGTCTTCTACGGTGTGCATGTGTCCGTTGAGGATCACACTAAGGGTGGCGTTGACGATAAAATCAAGCAGGCCAAAGCCATTGCGCGTGAGGTTGGCGGGCGTCCACTTCCGGCGTCAATCACCAAGATCTGTCATGCCGAACCGTTCTTACCGCCGGATTCAATTCTTGGGCCAAGCGGCGAGCGTTGGGTGCCGTTGCATTGCATTGTGCCGCACTCTAAGGCTGTTGAAGCGCTAGATGCGGTAACGGCTCTCTACGACAAATACAAAGACCTGAAAGAACGGCACGGCATTCGCAACGGATTCCTTTTGGTCACCGTCGGCAATTATGGCTTCCTGATAGAGCCGGTTTGGTTTTGGCCCGATGCGCGCCTTAAAATGTATGAGGGGGTCATGCGTCCCGAGCATCTCGCGAAACTGCCAACTCACGACGCCGATGAAGAGGGGAGGGCCATCGTCAAGGCCATGCGCGACGATCTCAGTCAGCTATTTACGGATCTCGGCGCGGTCTCCATGCAGCTTGGCAAGTTGTATCGTTATGACCAGAGCCGCAAACCTGAAGCGTGGGAAATGCTCAAGAAGATCAAAGCAGTGGTTGATCCCAACGGCCTGATGAACCCAGGCGCGCTGAAGCTTTAA
- a CDS encoding NADP-dependent malic enzyme: MSTEQATDAKDKLRSDALHYHRYPQPGKLEVTATKPLANQRDLALAYSPGVAAACDAIVADPAEAANLTSRGNLVAVVTNGTAVLGLGAIGALASKPVMEGKAVLFKKFAGIDVFDIEVNENDPEKLVDIIAAISPTFGAINLEDIKAPDCFIVEKALRERLDIPVFHDDQHGTAIVVAAAVINGLSLVRKKIADIKLVSTGGGAAGIACLNQLLALGLRRENVILSDHKGVVFKGRTEDMTNQKADYASDTSARTLAEAIVDADVFLGLSAPGILTGDMVKTMAKAPIIMALANPEPEIRPEDVLAAVPDAIIATGRSDYPNQVNNVLCFPFIFRAALDVGATEINEEMKAACVRAIADLAKGASSEVVAAAYGGQTLRFGPDYLIPKPFDPRLISNICPVIAKAAMDSGVATRPIEDFEAYTDQLEQFVFRTGLVMKPIFDKACEEPKRVVFAEGEDDRVLFAAKVLLDDGIATPILIGRPLVISHRARKLGLGFVPGKDFEIVNPEDDDRYRDYWQSYHSIMARKGVSPDSARTIVRTNSTVIASLMVEKGDADAMICGTYGEYKWHLKYVEEVLGLCSGVPETSALSLLVLDRGPIFICDTYVSENPSVDAIVDLTVRAAKKVADFGLVPRVALIATSTFGASQNANALKMRAAMERLHTEYPDLQVEGEMQPDFALNEELRRRVFPDSKLEGPANLLVMPCLDAANTAFHLARTLSGGLHVGPILLGVNKPGHITTPSVTSRGLVNLAALAVIDAQVQSRSKIR; encoded by the coding sequence ATGTCGACCGAGCAAGCGACCGACGCGAAGGATAAATTGCGCAGTGATGCCTTGCATTACCACCGCTATCCCCAGCCAGGGAAATTAGAGGTTACGGCAACCAAACCGCTTGCCAATCAACGTGATCTTGCCCTCGCTTATTCGCCTGGCGTTGCCGCAGCCTGCGATGCTATCGTCGCTGACCCTGCAGAAGCGGCAAATCTGACCAGCCGCGGAAATCTTGTGGCGGTCGTTACCAACGGCACCGCTGTCCTGGGTCTTGGTGCGATTGGTGCGTTGGCCTCCAAACCTGTGATGGAGGGGAAAGCGGTCCTGTTCAAGAAATTCGCAGGTATTGATGTTTTCGATATTGAAGTTAATGAAAACGATCCAGAAAAACTGGTTGATATCATTGCGGCGATCTCACCGACGTTTGGCGCCATCAATTTAGAGGATATCAAAGCGCCTGATTGCTTCATTGTTGAAAAGGCTTTGCGCGAGCGCCTCGACATCCCCGTATTTCATGACGATCAGCATGGCACGGCCATTGTTGTGGCAGCGGCAGTCATCAATGGGTTGAGTCTGGTTCGGAAAAAAATAGCGGATATAAAACTCGTTTCGACAGGCGGCGGAGCGGCGGGTATTGCCTGTCTCAATCAGTTGCTGGCGTTGGGTCTCAGACGCGAGAACGTTATTCTGTCCGATCACAAAGGTGTTGTGTTTAAAGGCCGTACCGAAGATATGACCAATCAAAAAGCTGATTATGCTTCTGATACGTCAGCGCGCACATTGGCTGAGGCTATCGTTGATGCTGACGTTTTTCTGGGATTGTCTGCCCCGGGAATTTTGACGGGTGACATGGTCAAGACCATGGCCAAAGCACCTATTATTATGGCGCTTGCCAATCCAGAGCCTGAAATCCGCCCCGAAGATGTATTGGCTGCCGTGCCGGACGCTATCATTGCCACGGGACGGTCCGATTATCCCAATCAGGTCAATAATGTTTTATGCTTTCCATTCATCTTCAGGGCAGCGCTTGACGTCGGCGCGACTGAGATTAATGAGGAAATGAAAGCGGCTTGTGTCCGTGCAATCGCAGACCTGGCAAAAGGGGCCAGTTCTGAGGTGGTTGCGGCGGCTTATGGAGGGCAGACCCTTCGGTTTGGCCCGGATTATCTCATTCCAAAGCCCTTCGATCCGCGTTTGATCTCAAACATTTGTCCCGTCATCGCCAAGGCAGCGATGGACTCAGGCGTAGCAACGCGACCGATCGAAGACTTTGAAGCTTATACCGACCAGCTTGAGCAGTTTGTGTTCCGCACCGGGTTGGTCATGAAGCCAATCTTTGACAAGGCATGCGAAGAGCCAAAGCGGGTGGTTTTTGCAGAAGGGGAAGATGATCGTGTTCTCTTCGCGGCGAAGGTCCTGCTTGATGACGGAATCGCCACCCCGATCTTGATTGGTCGCCCGCTTGTTATCTCCCACCGGGCGCGAAAGCTAGGTCTTGGTTTCGTGCCAGGCAAAGATTTTGAAATCGTCAATCCAGAAGACGATGATCGCTATCGGGACTATTGGCAGAGTTATCACAGCATTATGGCGCGCAAAGGCGTGTCGCCGGACTCTGCCCGTACCATCGTTCGCACCAACTCAACGGTTATTGCCAGCTTGATGGTTGAGAAAGGCGATGCAGATGCAATGATCTGTGGCACGTACGGTGAATACAAATGGCATCTGAAGTATGTCGAGGAAGTGCTTGGTTTGTGTTCTGGTGTGCCAGAAACATCAGCCCTATCGCTTCTTGTCTTAGATCGAGGACCCATCTTTATCTGCGACACTTATGTTTCTGAGAATCCGTCAGTTGATGCTATCGTTGATCTAACCGTAAGGGCGGCTAAAAAAGTTGCAGACTTCGGTCTAGTGCCGCGCGTGGCCTTGATCGCCACCTCTACTTTTGGAGCTTCGCAGAACGCAAACGCGCTCAAGATGCGGGCGGCCATGGAGCGGCTGCATACAGAATACCCAGATCTTCAGGTCGAAGGTGAAATGCAGCCTGATTTTGCACTGAATGAAGAATTGCGCCGGCGTGTGTTTCCAGACTCAAAACTTGAAGGCCCTGCAAATCTGTTGGTTATGCCATGTCTTGATGCAGCCAACACCGCGTTCCATTTAGCTCGCACGCTGTCCGGTGGCTTGCATGTTGGACCGATTTTGTTGGGCGTAAACAAGCCGGGGCACATCACAACGCCATCGGTTACATCACGAGGACTTGTAAATTTAGCGGCCCTTGCGGTCATCGACGCCCAAGTGCAATCGCGTTCAAAAATTCGGTAA